From a single Sparus aurata chromosome 13, fSpaAur1.1, whole genome shotgun sequence genomic region:
- the trim3b gene encoding tripartite motif-containing protein 3b isoform X1 — protein sequence MSSAMAKHEAGSTSPVVRQIDKQFLVCSICLDHYCNPKVLPCLHTFCESCLQNYIPPESLTLSCPVCRQTSILPEKGVCALQNNFFITNLMEVLQRDPECSRPEACSVLESVSAAAAGKPLCCPNHEGKVMEFYCESCETAMCLDCTEGEHREHVTVPLRDVVEQHKAVLKTQLDAIRSRLPQLTAAIELVSEISRQLNERKTEAVVEITSTFEELERALHQRKTALITDLENICSTKQKVLQAQLSSLLQGKEHIQSSCSFTEQALSHGSATEVLLVQKQMSERVTALARHEFPVRPHQNAHLDCQVETEGLRRSIQNLGVLLTTAAVAHTSVATGEGLRHAATGQHHTITVTTKDKDGELVRTGNAILKAEITSADGSRAAETEIADNKNGTYEVGYTVRSEGEYSFALMLYGQPIRGSPFRLRAVKPSDVPQSPDDVKRRVKSPSGTGGHIRQKAVRRPSSMYSTTKKKENPIEDELIYRVGTRGREKGEFTNLQGISASSNGRVVVADSNNQCIQVFSNDGQFKMRFGVRGRSPGQLQRPTGVTVDMNGDIVVADYDNRWVSIFSSDGKFKNKIGAGRLMGPKGVAVDKNGHIITVDNKACCVFIFQSNGKLVTKFGGRGTSDRQFADKLGPNFNKSGSVFSPHFVAVNNKNEIIVTDFHNHSVKVYSADGEFLFKFGSHGEGNGQFNAPTGVAVDANGNIIVADWGNSRIQVFDSTGSFLSYINTSADPLYGPQGLALTSDGHVAVADSGNHCFKVYRYLQ from the exons ATGTCCTCTGCCATGGCGAAGCACGAGGCTGGGAGCACCAGCCCTGTGGTGCGTCAGATAGACAAGCAGTTTCTAGTCTGCAGCATCTGTCTGGATCACTACTGCAACCCCAAGGTCCTGCCCTGTCTGCACACCTTCTGCGAAAG TTGTCTCCAGAACTACATTCCCCCGGAGTCTCTGACGCTCTCGTGCCCGGTGTGTCGGCAGACGTCCATCCTGCCGGAGAAAGGAGTTTGTGCTCTGCAGAACAACTTCTTCATCACTAATCTCATGGAG GTTCTCCAACGAGATCCGGAGTGCTCGCGGCCAGAGGCCTGCAGTGTCCTGGAGTCAGTCAGCGCTGCAGCTGCAGGGAAGCCCCTCTGCTGCCCAAACCATGAGGGAAAG GTGATGGAGTTCTACTGCGAATCGTGTGAGACAGCCATGTGTCTGGACTGCACGGAGGGCGAGCACCGGGAGCATGTGACTGTGCCTCTGCGGGACGTCGTCGAGCAGCACAAGGCCGTGCTGAAGACACAGCTGGATGCCATACGCAGCAG GCTCCCTCAGCTGACAGCAGCCATCGAGCTGGTGAGTGAGATCTCTCGCCAGCTGAATGAGAGGAAGACCGAGGCGGTCGTGGAGATTACCAGTACGTTTGAAGAGCTGGAGCGGGCGCTGCATCAACGCAAGACGGCCCTCATCACGGACCTGGAGAACATCTGCAGCACTAAGCAGAAG GTCCTGCAGGCTCAGCTCTCATCTCTCCTCCAGGGGAAGGAACACATCCAGAGCAGTTGCAGCTTTACGGAGCAGGCTCTCAGCCACGGGAGTGCTACTGAG GTGCTGCTCGTCCAGAAGCAGATGAGTGAGCGGGTCACAGCGCTGGCCAGACACGAATTCCCAGTTAGACCACATCAGAATGCACACCTGGACTGTCAG GTGGAGACTGAAGGTCTGCGACGCTCCATCCAGAACCTGGGTGTTCTCCTCACCACAGCAGCTGTGGCTCACACCTCCGTCGCCACGGGAGAGGGCCTCCGCCACGCAGCGACCGGACAGCACCACACGATCACCGTGACGACAAAGGACAAA GATGGGGAGCTGGTGCGGACGGGAAATGCTATTTTAAAAGCAGAGATAACGTCTGCGGACGGGAGCCGcgctgcagagacagagatagcGGACAATAAGAACGGCACGTACGAGGTGGGCTACACGGTCCGCTCTGAGGGAGAGTACTCGTTCGCTCTTATGCTGTACGGCCAGCCGATACGCGGCAGCCCCTTCCGGCTGCGGGCGGTCAAGCCCTCGGATGTGCCGCAATCTCCGGACGACGTGAAGAGGAGGGTGAAGTCTCCCAGCGGGACAGGGGGCCACATACGGCAGAAGGCAGTGCGACGGCCTTCCAGCATGTACAGCACCACCAAGAAGAAGGAGAACCCCATCGAGGATGAGCTCATCTACAGAGTGG GTACTCGCGGCAGAGAAAAAGGGGAGTTCACAAATCTGCAGGGAATCTCAGCCTCTAGTAACGGCAGAGTGGTGGTGGCCGACAGCAACAACCAGTGCATACAG GTATTCTCCAATGACGGCCAGTTCAAGATGCGCTTTGGGGTCAGAGGTCGGTCTCCGGGGCAGCTGCAGAGGCCGACGGGCGTCACTGTGGACATGAACGGTGACATCGTGGTGGCCGACTATGACAATCGATGGGTCAGCATCTTCTCCTCCGATGGGAAGTTTAAG AACAAGATCGGTGCGGGCCGGCTCATGGGTCCCAAGGGTGTGGCCGTGGATAAAAATGGACACATTATCACTGTGGACAACAAGGCCTGCTGCGTCTTCATCTTTCAGTCCAACGGGAAGCTGGTGACTAAGTTTGGAGGCAGGGGGACGTCTGATAGGCAGTTTGCAG ACAAACTTGGCCCAAACTTTAATAAATCTGGCTCAGTGTTCA GTCCGCACTTTGTCGCAGTGAACAACAAGAATGAAATTATCGTGACCGATTTTCACAATCACTCTGTGAAG GTGTACAGTGCAGATGGAGAGTTCTTGTTCAAATTCGGCTCTCATGGGGAAGGCAACGGGCAGTTCAATGCTCCCACTGGTGTGGCTGTGGACGCCAACGGAAACATCATTGTAGCTGACTGGGGCAACAGCAGAATACAG GTGTTTGACAGCACGGGCTCCTTCTTATCCTACATCAACACATCAGCAGACCCACTGTACGGTCCCCAGGGCCTCGCCCTCACCTCAGATGGACATGTGGCTGTTGCCGACTCCGGCAACCACTGCTTTAAGGTTTACAGATATCTGCAGTAG
- the trim3b gene encoding tripartite motif-containing protein 3b isoform X2: MSSAMAKHEAGSTSPVVRQIDKQFLVCSICLDHYCNPKVLPCLHTFCESCLQNYIPPESLTLSCPVCRQTSILPEKGVCALQNNFFITNLMEVLQRDPECSRPEACSVLESVSAAAAGKPLCCPNHEGKVMEFYCESCETAMCLDCTEGEHREHVTVPLRDVVEQHKAVLKTQLDAIRSRLPQLTAAIELVSEISRQLNERKTEAVVEITSTFEELERALHQRKTALITDLENICSTKQKVLQAQLSSLLQGKEHIQSSCSFTEQALSHGSATEVLLVQKQMSERVTALARHEFPVRPHQNAHLDCQVETEGLRRSIQNLGVLLTTAAVAHTSVATGEGLRHAATGQHHTITVTTKDKDGELVRTGNAILKAEITSADGSRAAETEIADNKNGTYEVGYTVRSEGEYSFALMLYGQPIRGSPFRLRAVKPSDVPQSPDDVKRRVKSPSGTGGHIRQKAVRRPSSMYSTTKKKENPIEDELIYRVGTRGREKGEFTNLQGISASSNGRVVVADSNNQCIQVFSNDGQFKMRFGVRGRSPGQLQRPTGVTVDMNGDIVVADYDNRWVSIFSSDGKFKNKIGAGRLMGPKGVAVDKNGHIITVDNKACCVFIFQSNGKLVTKFGGRGTSDRQFAGPHFVAVNNKNEIIVTDFHNHSVKVYSADGEFLFKFGSHGEGNGQFNAPTGVAVDANGNIIVADWGNSRIQVFDSTGSFLSYINTSADPLYGPQGLALTSDGHVAVADSGNHCFKVYRYLQ; encoded by the exons ATGTCCTCTGCCATGGCGAAGCACGAGGCTGGGAGCACCAGCCCTGTGGTGCGTCAGATAGACAAGCAGTTTCTAGTCTGCAGCATCTGTCTGGATCACTACTGCAACCCCAAGGTCCTGCCCTGTCTGCACACCTTCTGCGAAAG TTGTCTCCAGAACTACATTCCCCCGGAGTCTCTGACGCTCTCGTGCCCGGTGTGTCGGCAGACGTCCATCCTGCCGGAGAAAGGAGTTTGTGCTCTGCAGAACAACTTCTTCATCACTAATCTCATGGAG GTTCTCCAACGAGATCCGGAGTGCTCGCGGCCAGAGGCCTGCAGTGTCCTGGAGTCAGTCAGCGCTGCAGCTGCAGGGAAGCCCCTCTGCTGCCCAAACCATGAGGGAAAG GTGATGGAGTTCTACTGCGAATCGTGTGAGACAGCCATGTGTCTGGACTGCACGGAGGGCGAGCACCGGGAGCATGTGACTGTGCCTCTGCGGGACGTCGTCGAGCAGCACAAGGCCGTGCTGAAGACACAGCTGGATGCCATACGCAGCAG GCTCCCTCAGCTGACAGCAGCCATCGAGCTGGTGAGTGAGATCTCTCGCCAGCTGAATGAGAGGAAGACCGAGGCGGTCGTGGAGATTACCAGTACGTTTGAAGAGCTGGAGCGGGCGCTGCATCAACGCAAGACGGCCCTCATCACGGACCTGGAGAACATCTGCAGCACTAAGCAGAAG GTCCTGCAGGCTCAGCTCTCATCTCTCCTCCAGGGGAAGGAACACATCCAGAGCAGTTGCAGCTTTACGGAGCAGGCTCTCAGCCACGGGAGTGCTACTGAG GTGCTGCTCGTCCAGAAGCAGATGAGTGAGCGGGTCACAGCGCTGGCCAGACACGAATTCCCAGTTAGACCACATCAGAATGCACACCTGGACTGTCAG GTGGAGACTGAAGGTCTGCGACGCTCCATCCAGAACCTGGGTGTTCTCCTCACCACAGCAGCTGTGGCTCACACCTCCGTCGCCACGGGAGAGGGCCTCCGCCACGCAGCGACCGGACAGCACCACACGATCACCGTGACGACAAAGGACAAA GATGGGGAGCTGGTGCGGACGGGAAATGCTATTTTAAAAGCAGAGATAACGTCTGCGGACGGGAGCCGcgctgcagagacagagatagcGGACAATAAGAACGGCACGTACGAGGTGGGCTACACGGTCCGCTCTGAGGGAGAGTACTCGTTCGCTCTTATGCTGTACGGCCAGCCGATACGCGGCAGCCCCTTCCGGCTGCGGGCGGTCAAGCCCTCGGATGTGCCGCAATCTCCGGACGACGTGAAGAGGAGGGTGAAGTCTCCCAGCGGGACAGGGGGCCACATACGGCAGAAGGCAGTGCGACGGCCTTCCAGCATGTACAGCACCACCAAGAAGAAGGAGAACCCCATCGAGGATGAGCTCATCTACAGAGTGG GTACTCGCGGCAGAGAAAAAGGGGAGTTCACAAATCTGCAGGGAATCTCAGCCTCTAGTAACGGCAGAGTGGTGGTGGCCGACAGCAACAACCAGTGCATACAG GTATTCTCCAATGACGGCCAGTTCAAGATGCGCTTTGGGGTCAGAGGTCGGTCTCCGGGGCAGCTGCAGAGGCCGACGGGCGTCACTGTGGACATGAACGGTGACATCGTGGTGGCCGACTATGACAATCGATGGGTCAGCATCTTCTCCTCCGATGGGAAGTTTAAG AACAAGATCGGTGCGGGCCGGCTCATGGGTCCCAAGGGTGTGGCCGTGGATAAAAATGGACACATTATCACTGTGGACAACAAGGCCTGCTGCGTCTTCATCTTTCAGTCCAACGGGAAGCTGGTGACTAAGTTTGGAGGCAGGGGGACGTCTGATAGGCAGTTTGCAG GTCCGCACTTTGTCGCAGTGAACAACAAGAATGAAATTATCGTGACCGATTTTCACAATCACTCTGTGAAG GTGTACAGTGCAGATGGAGAGTTCTTGTTCAAATTCGGCTCTCATGGGGAAGGCAACGGGCAGTTCAATGCTCCCACTGGTGTGGCTGTGGACGCCAACGGAAACATCATTGTAGCTGACTGGGGCAACAGCAGAATACAG GTGTTTGACAGCACGGGCTCCTTCTTATCCTACATCAACACATCAGCAGACCCACTGTACGGTCCCCAGGGCCTCGCCCTCACCTCAGATGGACATGTGGCTGTTGCCGACTCCGGCAACCACTGCTTTAAGGTTTACAGATATCTGCAGTAG